One stretch of Streptomyces hygroscopicus DNA includes these proteins:
- a CDS encoding GdmX, translated as MTATADYDSLARRLRALEDKEALRALMIRGWRALDRKDWQTWIECWAEDAVLEFGPWEKIHGKEAVRAKVEEVESPYASMQHHILNMHVDVEGDRATGIGYMWFVAVTAPGSTSSPYSMGGPYDWEFRRGPDGWLLVRQRLGVWWTDGEDTLRAFA; from the coding sequence ATGACAGCGACAGCCGACTACGACAGCCTGGCCCGCCGGCTGCGCGCCCTGGAGGACAAGGAAGCCCTGCGCGCCCTCATGATCCGCGGATGGCGTGCGCTGGACCGCAAGGACTGGCAGACCTGGATCGAATGCTGGGCCGAGGACGCGGTGCTGGAGTTCGGGCCGTGGGAGAAGATCCACGGAAAAGAGGCGGTCCGGGCCAAGGTGGAGGAGGTGGAATCACCGTACGCGAGCATGCAGCATCACATCCTCAACATGCACGTCGACGTGGAGGGCGACCGGGCGACGGGGATCGGCTACATGTGGTTCGTGGCCGTCACCGCACCCGGGAGCACCTCCTCTCCCTACTCCATGGGCGGCCCCTACGACTGGGAATTCCGCCGGGGCCCGGACGGCTGGCTCCTGGTCCGCCAACGGCTCGGCGTCTGGTGGACCGACGGCGAGGACACCCTGAGGGCCTTCGCGTAG
- a CDS encoding GdmL yields MLTESTTEVVVAGAGATGLMLAYELALAGVETLVLEKLPQRIQQVKGGTIQPRTAELLESRGLLEPMLRRAIARDPVGGSFGALPVPLDCAPWRTEHPFPIGIPQWEIEEVLEERATAAGARVLRGTAVSGVAPDDDGVVVTADGLRARAHYLVACDGGHSTVRKLLGLPFPGRAGTHPAVLADIRLSAVSSLVPRQMGLMSTMTRHARGYWSMLVPLGGDRYRFTFGHADQADTARDTPVTHEEIAAALQAVYGPETTLGAVDNSSRFSDATRQLEHYRTGRVLFAGDAAHIHPPLGAQGLNLGVQDALNLGWKLAAVLQDRAPNGLLDSYHAERHPVAAQVLHHTSAQRVLAISNPSEDVAALRDIFTDLLRLPDTNRHLAGLMSGLSLRYDLPGDHPLTGERIPDADLVTETGTTRLSTLFGSGHAVLLDLAGAVPADLPLPPRVDLVRATCADDMGAAALLIRPDGYVCWATDTSAACGDTLLAALTGDLARVP; encoded by the coding sequence GTGTTGACGGAGAGCACGACCGAGGTCGTTGTCGCGGGTGCGGGCGCGACCGGACTGATGCTGGCGTACGAACTGGCTCTGGCCGGGGTCGAGACCCTGGTGCTGGAGAAGCTGCCCCAGCGGATCCAGCAGGTGAAGGGCGGCACGATTCAGCCCCGTACCGCCGAACTGCTGGAGTCCCGCGGCCTGCTGGAGCCGATGCTGCGGCGGGCCATTGCGCGTGATCCGGTGGGCGGCAGTTTCGGGGCCCTGCCCGTGCCCTTGGACTGCGCCCCCTGGCGGACCGAGCACCCCTTCCCGATCGGGATCCCTCAGTGGGAGATCGAGGAGGTGCTCGAGGAGCGGGCGACCGCCGCCGGAGCGCGGGTGCTGCGCGGCACCGCCGTCTCAGGGGTCGCGCCGGACGACGACGGTGTGGTCGTCACGGCGGACGGCCTGCGGGCGCGGGCTCACTATCTGGTGGCGTGCGACGGCGGCCACAGTACGGTGCGCAAACTGCTCGGGCTGCCGTTTCCCGGCAGGGCCGGAACGCATCCGGCGGTGCTGGCCGATATCCGTCTGTCCGCCGTATCCTCACTGGTGCCGCGGCAGATGGGACTTATGAGCACCATGACCCGTCATGCGCGCGGCTACTGGTCCATGCTGGTCCCTCTCGGCGGCGACCGGTACCGGTTCACCTTCGGGCACGCGGACCAGGCGGACACCGCCCGCGACACCCCCGTCACCCACGAGGAGATCGCGGCCGCGCTGCAGGCCGTGTACGGCCCTGAGACCACCCTCGGCGCCGTGGACAACTCCTCGCGGTTCTCCGACGCCACGCGACAACTGGAGCACTACCGCACGGGCCGTGTCCTGTTCGCCGGGGACGCCGCGCATATCCACCCCCCGCTGGGCGCCCAGGGCCTCAACCTCGGCGTACAGGACGCGCTCAACCTCGGGTGGAAACTGGCCGCGGTCCTCCAGGACCGGGCGCCGAACGGCTTGCTGGACAGCTACCACGCCGAACGGCATCCGGTCGCGGCCCAGGTCCTGCATCACACCTCGGCGCAACGCGTCCTGGCGATTTCGAACCCGAGCGAGGACGTGGCCGCCCTGCGCGACATCTTCACCGACCTGCTGCGGCTGCCCGACACCAACCGCCATCTCGCGGGGCTGATGTCCGGCCTCTCGCTGCGCTACGACCTGCCCGGCGATCACCCGCTCACCGGAGAGCGCATCCCGGACGCCGATCTGGTGACCGAAACCGGCACCACCCGGCTGTCGACGCTCTTCGGCTCCGGACACGCCGTCCTGCTCGACCTGGCCGGAGCCGTCCCGGCCGACCTCCCGCTCCCGCCACGAGTCGACCTCGTCCGCGCCACATGCGCCGACGACATGGGCGCCGCCGCCCTGCTCATCCGTCCCGACGGCTATGTCTGCTGGGCTACGGACACCTCCGCCGCCTGCGGCGACACCCTGCTGGCCGCGCTCACCGGCGACCTCGCGAGGGTGCCCTGA
- a CDS encoding putative transcriptional regulator, with protein MDAVDGKPGLRERKKQRTHAAISDAAISLFLEYGFNQVSVAQVAEAAEVSKRTLFAYFPTKEDLVVHRLADHETESARVVRARPPRTAPLTALREHFLEGLRERDPITGLNDQPEVRRLHRMILDAPSLVARMAGFKTGAERALTEALRETADTPELTARLAAVQIVAVHWALAQDNAERLAYGEPADERYAGAVADMEHAFALLENGLRHLPPRQ; from the coding sequence GTGGACGCCGTGGACGGCAAGCCAGGGCTACGGGAACGAAAGAAGCAGCGGACCCACGCGGCGATCTCCGACGCGGCGATCTCGCTGTTTCTCGAATACGGCTTCAACCAGGTCTCGGTGGCCCAGGTGGCCGAGGCGGCCGAGGTGTCCAAGCGCACCCTCTTCGCCTACTTCCCGACGAAGGAAGACCTCGTGGTGCACCGCCTGGCCGACCACGAGACCGAATCCGCACGCGTCGTGCGGGCCCGCCCGCCCCGTACCGCCCCGCTGACCGCACTGCGCGAGCACTTCCTCGAGGGGCTGCGCGAGCGGGATCCGATCACCGGGCTGAACGACCAGCCCGAAGTGCGCAGGCTCCACCGCATGATCCTCGACGCGCCCTCGCTGGTGGCCCGGATGGCAGGGTTCAAGACCGGCGCCGAGCGCGCACTGACTGAGGCACTGCGGGAAACGGCGGACACTCCGGAACTCACCGCGCGGCTCGCCGCCGTCCAAATCGTCGCGGTCCACTGGGCGTTGGCGCAGGACAACGCCGAACGCCTGGCGTACGGGGAGCCGGCCGACGAGCGCTATGCGGGTGCGGTGGCCGACATGGAACACGCCTTCGCCCTGCTGGAGAACGGATTGCGGCACCTGCCCCCGCGACAGTGA
- a CDS encoding putative transcriptional regulator: MAERNTFIVENGHSAVRQLRYLPAVGSAYGVEVLDFAALRSMDTQRRRTQPQRPDFHVFALVGSGTGSHEADFHNYRLGEGGAVWIRPGMVHRWSDIDACDGPLILFRPGFLSGFTASEATAPACWHLDRQRLSLALLAAEHLGREHSTAVHTPRLASPVLLSHLLAALILRALPGTPPSVGPASPGSRPTEVFRAYRAAVEERFTDWHHVADYARALGYDVRTLTRTTRAATGTGAKTFLDQRILLEAKRLLAHTDLPVSGCARRLGFRDVGNFTTFFRRQAGLPPAAWRAAYSTAGAQGG; this comes from the coding sequence TTGGCGGAAAGGAACACGTTCATTGTGGAAAACGGACACAGTGCGGTGCGGCAACTGCGCTACCTGCCTGCCGTGGGATCGGCGTACGGGGTGGAGGTCCTCGATTTCGCGGCGCTGCGTTCGATGGACACCCAGCGCCGTCGTACCCAGCCGCAGCGCCCCGACTTCCATGTGTTCGCGCTGGTCGGTTCCGGAACCGGCAGCCACGAAGCGGACTTCCACAACTACCGGCTGGGGGAAGGCGGCGCCGTGTGGATCCGGCCGGGCATGGTGCACCGCTGGAGCGATATCGACGCCTGCGACGGCCCGCTGATCCTCTTCCGGCCCGGCTTCCTTTCCGGCTTCACAGCGTCGGAGGCCACCGCGCCGGCGTGCTGGCACCTGGACCGGCAGCGCCTGTCCCTCGCCCTGCTCGCGGCCGAACATCTCGGCCGCGAGCACAGCACGGCAGTGCACACACCACGCCTGGCATCCCCCGTCCTGCTGTCCCACCTGCTGGCGGCACTGATCCTGCGCGCACTCCCCGGCACACCGCCCTCAGTCGGCCCGGCAAGCCCCGGCAGCCGACCTACCGAAGTGTTCCGCGCCTATCGGGCCGCCGTCGAAGAGCGCTTCACCGACTGGCACCATGTGGCCGACTACGCGCGGGCATTGGGCTACGACGTACGCACCCTCACCCGGACAACGCGTGCCGCCACTGGCACGGGCGCCAAGACATTCCTCGACCAGCGCATCCTGCTGGAGGCGAAACGGCTGCTCGCCCACACCGACCTGCCGGTCAGCGGCTGCGCCCGACGCCTCGGCTTCCGGGACGTCGGCAACTTCACCACATTCTTCCGTCGCCAGGCCGGCCTGCCCCCCGCCGCGTGGCGCGCCGCATACAGCACCGCAGGCGCACAAGGCGGCTGA
- a CDS encoding putative hydrolase, translated as MADREGAKMMEMTTRVPVAGGSLDVRVGGDMGPTLVFAHYWGGSADTWNGVIGHLPPGQATVRFDQRGWGTSRALPGPYHLDQLADDLVRVIEERVSGPFVLVGHSMGGKAGQLVAARRPAGLVGLVLVAPAPPQPPAMVTEEYRQGLSHAYDSAETVGHALDHVLTATPLPEAVRATAERDSLAAGAEARQEWPLRGIARDITDAARRIEVPVTVLAAENDVVEPPHILREHLLPHIPHATLTTVPDAGHLLPAEAPGAVARALGDFLTAIQS; from the coding sequence GTGGCCGACAGGGAAGGCGCGAAGATGATGGAAATGACAACGAGAGTTCCCGTGGCGGGCGGGTCGCTCGACGTGCGAGTCGGGGGCGATATGGGCCCGACGCTGGTGTTCGCCCACTACTGGGGCGGCTCCGCCGACACCTGGAACGGTGTGATCGGCCACCTGCCGCCCGGGCAGGCGACGGTCCGCTTCGACCAGCGCGGCTGGGGCACCTCGCGGGCGCTGCCCGGCCCCTATCACCTCGACCAGCTCGCCGACGATCTCGTCCGTGTGATCGAGGAGCGCGTGTCGGGGCCGTTCGTCCTCGTCGGCCACTCGATGGGCGGCAAGGCGGGCCAGCTCGTCGCGGCCCGCCGACCGGCCGGCCTGGTCGGCCTGGTGCTCGTCGCGCCCGCGCCGCCCCAGCCGCCCGCCATGGTGACCGAGGAATACCGGCAGGGCCTGTCACACGCCTATGACTCGGCCGAGACGGTGGGGCACGCCCTCGACCACGTCCTGACCGCCACACCGCTGCCCGAGGCAGTGCGGGCCACCGCGGAGCGCGACAGCCTCGCCGCCGGTGCCGAGGCCCGGCAGGAGTGGCCCCTGCGTGGAATCGCGCGGGACATCACCGATGCCGCACGGCGTATCGAGGTCCCGGTGACGGTGCTGGCCGCGGAGAACGACGTGGTTGAGCCGCCGCACATCTTGCGCGAACACCTCTTGCCCCACATCCCGCACGCGACCCTGACGACTGTCCCGGACGCCGGCCACCTGCTCCCCGCGGAAGCCCCCGGCGCCGTCGCGCGAGCCCTCGGAGACTTCCTCACGGCCATTCAGAGCTGA